TACCGCGCGGTGCGTGACGGCGTGCTGGACTACACCCGCCGCGCGCCCTACCCGGGCCCGGAAGCCCAGCTCGACCTGCCCGCCGGCGTGGAAAAGGACCCGCAAGCCCTGGACGACGTGCTCGACGGCGTACTGGACAAGTATTCGGACAGCGACGACCTGCTGGTCGCGCTGGTGCTGTCGGCCAGCCCCACCGAGATCAAGGTGGCGCGCAGCTCGCGCGAGATCATCACTATCAACGACAAGAAAGTCCTGGCGGTCGTCGCCCGCGCGCTGAACCCCAAGGCCAAGGACGACCAGCGCCTGCGCCGCGGCTCCGTGGTCTACATCCACAAGATCGGGCCGGACGATTGGGAAGTCCTGAACATGCCGTCGGTGCAGGCGGCCTTCGTCTCGCTGTCGCCGCAGGACGGCGGTATCCGCTCCATGGTCGGCGGCTTCGATTTCTACCGGGGCAATTTCAACCGCGTGACGCAGGCATGGCGCCAACCGGGCTCCAACATCAAGCCGTTCATCTATTCCGCGGCCCTGGAACGCGGCCTGACGCCGGCCACCCAGATTTCCGACCAGCCCTTCGCCATGAGTGCCGCCCAGACCGGTTCCAAGGCCTGGACGCCGAAAAATTACGGCAACGAGTACGAGCCCATGCTGACCATGCGGCAAGGCCTGTACAAGTCCAAGAACATGGTCTCCATCCGCATCCTGCAGGCCATCGGCCCGCAGTACGGGCAGGATTACCTGACGCGCTTCGGCTTCGACAAGTCGCGCCAGCCCGCGGTGCTGCCCCTGGCGCTGGGTGCCGGCTCCGTCACGCCCCTGCAGCTGGCCGGCGCGTATTCGGTCTTCGCCAACGGCGGCTATCGCATCACCCCCTACCTGATCGACCGCGTCACGGACGGCAGCGGGAAGGTCATCATGCAATCCAAGCCGCTGGTGGCGGGCGATTCCGCTGCCCGCGCCATCGACCCGCGCACGGCCTTCGTCATGGACGACATGCTGCGCGGCGTGGCGACCTACGGCACCGCCGCCCGCGCCCGGGTAGTCCTCAAGCGCAACGATATCGCCGGCAAGACGGGCACGACCAACGAATCCGTGGACGCCTGGTTCTCCGGCTATACCCCCAGCCTGGAAGCCACCGCCTGGCTGGGCTACGACCAGCCCAAGTCGCTGGGCTCGCGCGAAACCGGCGGCGGCGCCGCGCTGCCGATCTGGCTGAGCTATATGCAGGAAATGCTGAAAGGCGTGCCGGAACAGAAACAGCGCCCGCGGCCGGATGGCCTGCTGGTGGAAAACGGCGAGTTCTATTTCTCTGAATTCCCGCCTGGACAGGCGGTGGCCCGCCTGGGCCTGCCGGCGCCGGGCTCGGACAGCCTGGGCGACCTGCTGAATACGCTGCGCTCGGCCAACGCCGACAACCGGCCCTCCGGGACCAGTTTCGGCGAAGGTTCACTGCCGGTGCAGTAGCCCTACACCTGGACGACGATCGGCACCCCTGCCGCCTCTGAACAGATCTGCGACAGGGCGTCATGCAGCGGCGGCCCGCCGCGCGTATCCAGCCAGTGCTGGCCGTCGTAGCGGTAATGGAAGCCCCCGCTGCGCGCCGCCACCCACAGTTCCTGCATGGCGGCCTGGCTGTTGACGACCACGTGCGTGTCGTCCTCGAAAACCAGGGTCAGTACATTGCCGCTGCGGTTGGCCTCGACATCGACGTCCAGCGAAGCCGCCCAGTCATCGGCCTGGCTTTCGATACGGTCGAGCACCTGTTCCGCCAACGCAAGAAATTCGGTTTCGTTCATAATCCAGTCTGCAAGAATTACGGAGTTCCCAGTGTCCCACCCGGCATACCGCCGTACCGCTCTGCGCATTGTAGCCACGCTGGGCGCAGCCGCATCGCTGGCGGCCTGCGGCTACAAGGGCCCGCTCATCCCGGCATCGCAGGCCCCCGTACTGAAGCCGCCCCCCAAGGTTATCGCACCCCTGGAGTTCCGTGCCGCTTCCGGCGTCCGCCTGGGCACCGCGCTTCCCGATTTCCCGCCGTCCGCCACCCAACGATGAACGCTTCCATTTCCGCGCCGGCGCAGCCGGCCGGCTACCCGCATTTCCACTACCGCGACGGCGCGCTGTGCGCCGAGGACGTGCCGCTGCAGTTGCTGGCCGACCGCCTGGGCACGCCGCTCTACGTCTATTCGCGGGCTGCGCTGCGTGCCGCCTGGGAATCCTACCGCGACGCCATCGGCGACCGCGACGTCCTGGTGTGCTACGGCATGAAGGCGAATTCCAACCTGGCGGTACTGAAGGAATTCGCCCGCCTGGGCGCCGGCTTCGACATCGTGTCGGGCGGCGAACTGCAACGCGTGCTGGCCGTGGGCGCGGATCCGGCCAGGATCGTGTTCTCCGGCGTGGGCAAGCAGGCCTGGGAAATGCGCAAGGCACTGGAAACCGACGTCAAGTGCTTCAACGTGGAATCGGAAGCCGAGCTGAATCTGCTATCGGATGTCGCCACGTCCATGGGCCGAACCGCCCGTGTGTCCCTGCGCGTGAATCCGGACGTGGATGCCGGCACCCACCCGTATATCTCGACCGGCCTGAAGGAAAACAAATTCGGCGTCGCCATCGCGGACGCCCCGCGGGTGTATCAGGCGGCCGCGTCCCTGCCAGGGATCGCGGTGACGGGCGTGGACTGCCACATCGGCTCGCAGATCACCGACGTTTCCCCCTACCTGGACGCGCTGGACAAGCTGCTCGACCTGATCGACGGCCTGGCGGCGGCCGGTATCCACATCGAACACCTGGACCTGGGCGGCGGCCTGGGCATCCGTTATACGGATGAAACCCCGCTGCGGCCGGCGGCGCTGCTGGACCAGGTCTACGCGCGCCTGGACGCGCGCGGCCTGAGCCATCTGAAACTGATCATGGAGCCAGGCCGCTCCCTGGTCGGCAACGCGGGCGTCCTGCTGACCACCGTGCAGTTCCTGAAGCACGCCGAGGCGCGCAACTTCGCCATCGTCGACGCGGCCATGAACGATCTGATCCGGCCCACGCTGTACGACGCCTGGCATGGCGTGCTGCCGGTCCACCCCCGGGGCGGGGCGACGCAGGAATACGACGTCGTGGGGCCGGTCTGCGAAAGCGGCGACTGGCTGGCCAAGCAACGCGCGCTGGCGGTGGAACGCGGCGACGTCCTGACCATCGAATCCACCGGCGCCTACGGGATGGTCATGGCGGGCAACTACAACACCCGCCCGCGTCCCGCCGAAGTCATGGTCGACGGCGCGCAATTCCACGTGATCCGCCAGCGCGAGACGGTGGAAGACCTGATGCGCGGCGAATCCACGCTGCCATGAGAAGAAACCGCGCGCCCGGACTCGATGCCCGGACGCGCGGTGGCGAAGCTTTCCGTCCTGGCGAGAAGCTCGCCGCCGGGCCTACAGTTGCCCGTAGGAATGCAGGCCGGACAGGAACATGTTCACACCCAGGAAGGCGAAGCCGGTGATCAGCAATCCCACCAGGGCCCAATATGCCGCCATCGCGCCGCGCAGGCCCTTGATCAGCCGCATGTGCAGCCAGGCGGCATAGTTCAGCCAGACGATCAGGGCCCAGGTTTCCTTGGGATCCCACTGCCAGTAAGCGCCCCAGGCATCCGCCGCCCACAGCGCGCCCAGTATGGTCGCCACCGTGAAGAACGCGAACCCCACGGTGATCGCGCGATACATGATGTCGTCCAGCACCGCCAGCGGCGGCAAGGCCGCGGCCACCCTGCGGCGCCCCACCAGGATGGCCCCCACGATGACGGCGCCCAGGCCGAAATACGTCATCCACGCCGCCGACAAGCCCTTGGTGCGGAACACCATGGGCTCCACGCACAGCAGCACGCCCAGCACGAACAAGGGCGCCAGCTTGCGCCATGACGTGGTCTCGCCGTTTTCCTTCACCAGGTAGGCGAAGCCGACCATGGCCGACAGCGAAAACGTGCCGTAGCCGATGAAATTGGCCGGCACGTGCAGCTTCATCCACCAGCTTTTCAATGCCGGCACCAGCGGCTGGATCTGCGCGGCGTCGCGCGTGAAGGCATACCACAGCAGGAACATCACGGCCGACGAGATCACCAGCAGCACGAAGCCGCCCAGCGCCCGCGTGGCGTAGCGGCGTTCGTAGTACAGGTAGAACAGCGCCGTGATCAATGAAAACAGCACGAACACTTCGTACAGGTTGCTGACCGGGATATGGCCCAGGTCCGGGCCCATCAGGTGGCTCTCGCGCCAGCGCACCAGCATGCCGGTGACGCCGGCGAACACCGCCCCCCAGGTCAAGGCCGTGCCCAGCCAGGCCGCCGTGGGACTGAACAAGCCCAGCCAGTAGGAAACCGTCGCCAGCACGAACAGGGCCGACATCCACAGGATGGCCGATTGCGACGACAGCAGGTACTTGAGGAAAAACACTTCCTCGGCGCGCGCCAGGTCATGGCCGTACAACATGACCGCCAGCCCGCTGGCCAGCGCCACCGCGACCATCAGCCGGCGCAGCGGACGCCACAGCCAGCCCATCCACGTGAGCACCAGCACGGCGCCGCTCAGGATGACCTTCTCGTAATAGTCCATGGACCCGGCGAAGCGGGTCAGCGCATAGCCGGCGCCGGCGGCCAGCAGCAGGAAGAACACGGCGTCGGTCCAGTCGGGACGTCCGCGCCGCAGGCGCGCATCGCCGCTTTCGGCCATGCCGTCCTGCCAGAGATTGTCGTGCGAAGGGGAAACCGCGGTTTCGGACATGACTAGCACCTCACTGCTTCAGGCGCAGCAGCGCCTCTTTGAGCCGCTCGAACTCTCGATGGAAATCCAGTGTACGCCGCTGGGATGTCATGGCGGCGTGCACGGCGCTGCCGCGGCCGTCCGGGCCGGGCGTCACCCAGACCCAGACGCGGCGGTCGCGGATATAGAACATGCTGAAGACGCCCAGTATCAGCAGCAGGCAGCCGACATACACGGCCTGCTTGCCCGGCGTGCGGCTGACCTGGAACACGCTGGCCTGCACCTGCTTGAAGTCCGCCAGGGTGAAGAACACCGGCGCCGGATACATCGCCAGATCGGACAGCGCCGCCACCGCCACCCGCGACCAGACCGCGGCGCGTTCGCCGGCTTCGCCGTCGCTCGGCAGCGGCGGCAGGCCGGCGCGCTCGCGCTCCATGACGCGCAGCTCGGCCACGCTCGCGCCGATCAGGCGCACGACGATATCGGCGGCGCGTTCCAGTTCGGATGCCGGCGCGTTGCTTTGCAGGAAGTTCGCCACCGCCTGCAGGCCGCCGTCGGAAAACGTGTGCAGCGCCCGTTCCGCCGCCGTCTCCAGGGGCTGGCGGTCGCTGCCCGCCGGGGCATTCTTTTCGGCGAAGCGGCGCGCGGCTTCCGCGCGCGCCTGCGGGTCGGCCAGCAAGGCGCGCAGGCGCATGAATTCGGCAACGGAGTTGTCGTCGTCCGCCGGCAGGCGCAGGTAGCGATAGTTCTCGTTGGCGTTGTTGCGCACCCCCGCCAGGAAGACCGGGAAACCGTCCAGCTGCACCGGCAGCATGTAGTTGCGGAATTCGTGCGACTGGCCGCTGGCGTCGATCAGGCGATACTCGACCGCCGGCCCGACGTTGCGCAGGTTCGCGTTGGCCTTGCCGGCGGCGCTGCCCGCCACCGACGCGACGTTCTGCGCGAAGTCGCGCGCCGGCTTGGGCGTGCCGCCGGACAGGTCTTCCACATTGATGGGACGCAACGCGGTGACGTCCACCTTCAGGTCGCGCGCCTCGGCCGGCGCGTCCTTGCCGGTCTCTGCGCTCTTGCCCACCGTGCCCGAAATATCGAAGGTGGCGGGGTCGCTGCCTCGTAGGGGATAGCCATGCAGCTTCACCGTGCTGCCGCCGTCGTCGAAGCTGGACTGGTACACCGTCACGCCCTTGAAGCGGAGCGGTTCGTTGACCTCGATGGTCTTGTCGAAGGTCTTGCCGGTATCGGGATCCCGCACCTCGACTTCGCTGGCGAAACGGCTGGGCATGCCGGTCGAGTAGTAGTCGACGATGAATTTCTTCAGCGTCAAGGTGAACGGGATGGGCTGCACCAGGGCGCCATCGCCGACCATGACCACCGCATTATTGGCGCGCCCGCCTTCCGGCACCATCATGCTGGAGCGGAAGCTGGGATTGTTCATGGACAGCCGCCCGCTGGGCGGCACGTCGCTGATCAGCATGTTTTCGACGATGGGCTTCTTGCCGCCCAGCCAGACCTGCGCGCGCACCGCCAGCTCGCTGTCCAGCAGGCCGCCCACGCAGATCACGATCAGCGCTGTGTGCGCGAAGATATAACCCAGGCGGTTGGCGCTGCCCTTCTTGCCGGCGAGCAGCACGCCTTCGCCGTCCTGGCGTTCCTTCACCGCGTAGCCCAGCGACTTCATCAGCTGGCGCGCGCGGCCCAGCGTATCGGCGGCCGCGGCGCCGCTGTCGAATTCCAGGCGCTGCGGAAACGCGCGCAGGCTGGACAGGCGTATGTATTCGCGGAAGGACACCGCGTCCCGCAGCATCTTGGGCGCGTTGCGCGTCAGGCAGATCCCGGTGGATACCACCAGGAAAGTCATGATCAGCAGGAACCACCAGCTGTTGTAGACGTGCCAGAGCGAAAACTTGTCGAACACCGCGTACCAGAACGGCCCGAACTGATCGATGTAGGCGGAAGACGCCTGGTTCTGCACCAGCACCGTGCCGACGATGCTGGCGACGCAGATGAACATGAGCAGGCTGACCGCGAAGCGCATGGAGCCCATGAGCTCCACGAAGTCCGCGGGCAGGTTGCGCAGGGTCGGGCGGGGGGAAGGCGGATTCTGATGCATCGGAAAAAAGTGGGCCCTGAAGCAGCCGGGCGACGATCCGCCAGGACGTGGGACCAGTCAGCCTGGCCGTTGGGCCCGGCCAACGGCCGCAACGGCGAGGCCCGGGGCAAGGACATGGCGCGGACGCAGCACTACGGACAATACAGCCTCCGCGCTGACGCGCCGATGACAGCCGGCGCCGTCAGCGCAGGCCGGCCGCGTAGTCGGACACCGCCTTGATGTCGTCGGCCGTCAGGCGGCTGGCGATTTCGTGCATGGGCTCGCTGTTGTTGCGGCTGCCGTCCTGGAAGAGCTTCAGCTGTTCCTCGATATAGGAGGGAAACTGGCCCGACAGGCGCGGATACTGCGCCGGAATGCCGGCGGCATTGGCGGAGTGGCAGGCCGCGCAGGCGGGGACGTTGCGATCGGGCAGCCCGCCGCGCCAGATGGTCTGGCCGCGCTCGATCAGCGACTTCTGGCCGGCGGTGGCGGGTTCCTTCAATTGCTGCTGCGACAGGTACAGCGCGATGTTCTGCATATCCTGCGGCGTCAGCGACTGCACGATGGCGGTCATCGGCGTGGGATTGCCGCCCGCGCCGTTGCGCACCGGCGCCTTGGCGCCCTGCTTCAGCTGGAAATCGCCCAACTGCTTGGCCAGGTATTCGTGCGACTGGGCCGCCAGATTGGGATTGGTGGGGATGGTGCTGTTGCCAGCGGCGCCGTGACAGCTGGCACAGGCGATGATGCCGCGGGCCTGGTCGCCGTTGGTGTAGAGCTGCTCGCCCTTGGCCGCATCCGGCTTAGCGGCCGGGGCCGAAGCGTCGGCCGCGAAAACAGGAGAAATGGCGGCCGAACCAAAAACCAATCCGCCCACAACCAACATCTGGGACAGCACACGCTTCATGAAAACCTCGACGTTCGCAGCATCGACTCACGGCGCTGATACGCGCCGATTATGATTTGCCTATGTTTTCCATTCGCCTGCCCAGACCTGCCGGTATACCCCGAGTTCTGTGATGCGACGCGGCGTGCTACACCGGTAGCGGACTGACGCCCACCCTTGCAAACGCCGGATTATACAATAGGGCCCGTACCCCTCTCCGCACCCCCGTCCCCGTGTCCCTTCTGCATCGCGCCTCGTTCTTCACCTCGGCAGCCCGCCTGGACCAGCTGCCCGCCCCCGGCGCGCCCGAAGTCTGCTTCGTCGGCCGCTCCAATGCCGGCAAGTCCACGGCCATCAACGTGCTGACCAACCAGCGCCGCCTGGCCTTCTCCAGCAAGACGCCCGGCCGCACGCGCCTGATCAATATGTTCGGCCTGCCCGATCCCTACGACCCGGACCATCCGCTGGGTTTCCTGGTCGACCTGCCGGGCTATGGCTATGCCGCCATCAGCCAGAGCGAGCGCGACAAATGGGCGGAGCTGCTCGGCGGCTACCTGGCCACGCGCGCCTCGCTGGTCGGCGTCGTGCTGCTGATCGACATCCGCCGCGGCGTGACCGACCTGGACCGCCGGCTCGCCGATTTCATCGCGCCGACCGGCCGTCCGGTGCTGGCCCTGCTCACCAAGGCCGACAAGCTGCCTTATGGCCAACGCACGCGCACGGTCTTCGCGGTGCGCAAGGACCTGGCGGACATCGGCGCCCTGCACACGGTGCCGTTTTCCGCGCCCGACCGCATCGGCCTGGAAGAAGCGGGCGAGCACATCGAAAATTGGATCTCTCCCAAGGTAGCGCCATGAATCACCATATCGTATCGGCGGGTTTCCCCGCGTCCCGCCCACGTCGCCTGCGCCGTGACGATTTCACCCGCCGCCTGGTGCGCGAAAACGTCCTCACCCCGAACGACCTGATCTATCCGGTCTTCGTCGCGGAAGGCCGGGGCCTGCGCCAGGACGTGCCGTCGATGCCCGGCGTCGTGCGCTATTCGCTCGACACCCTGCTGCCGGTGGCCGAAACCTGCATGGAACTGGGCATTCCGGTCATGGCGCTGTTTCCCGTCATCGACAGCGCCCTGAAAACGCCGGACGGCATCGAGGCGGCCAATCCCGATGGCCTGGTGCCGCGCGTGGTCGGCGAGATCAAGAAGCGCTTTCCCGAGCTCGGCGTGCTGACGGACGTGGCGCTGGATCCGTACACCAGCCACGGCCAGGACGGCCTGATCGACGAATCCGGCTACGTGCTGAACGAGCCCACCGTGGAAATCCTGGTCAAGCAGGCGCTGGTGCAGTCGCAAGCCGGCGTCGACATTGTCGCGCCCAGCGACATGATGGATGGCCGCATCGGCGCCATCCGCGAGGCACTGGAAGACGCCCAGCACATCCATACCCGCATCATGGCGTATTCGGCCAAGTACGCCAGCGCCTTCTACGGGCCGTTCCGCGACGCGGTCGGTTCGGCCGCCAACCTCGGCAAGTCCAACAAGGCCGTCTACCAGATGGACCCGGGCAATCTCGAAGAGGCCCTGCGCGAAGTCGCGGCCGACCTGGCCGAAGGCGCCGACATGGTGATGGTCAAGCCCGGCATGCCGTACCTGGACGTCGTGCGGCGGGTCAAGGACGCCTTCCGCGTGCCGACCTTCGCCTATCAGGTCAGCGGCGAATACGCGATGCTGAAGGCCGCCGCCGCGAACGGCTGGCTGGACCACGACAAGGTCATGATGGAAGCTTTGCTGGCGTTCAAGCGGGCCGGCGCGGACGGCATCCTGACCTATTTCGCCATCGACGCGGCGCGCCTGATGAAGGGGCGCTGAGCACCGCGGAGCGGTACGTGGAACAACGGGACGCGATCAACGAGCCGCGACCCGGTCCAGCGATTCCGTGAACCGGGCGGCGTCCTGGAAGCCTATCACCCGGATATCGGCCAGCTCCCGGCCGGCCGCATCGAAGAACATGATGCCCGGCGGCCCGAACAGCTTGAAGCGCTTCAGCAACGCGCGGTCGTCGGCATTATTGGCCGTCACATCCGCGCGCAGCAGCAACATTCCCGCCATGCGGGTCGCCACCGCCGGGTCGCTGAAGGTGAACTGCTCCATTTCGCGGCAGGACACGCACCAGTCCGCATAGAAATCCAGCATCACCGGCCGTCCGGCGCCGGCAACCGCGGCGTCGAGCTCGGCCAGCGAACGGACCGGCACGAAATGCAGGTTCTCGCCAGCCAGGGCATCTGGCCGGGCACGGGCCGCACTGCCTTGGCCTGCCGCCGCACCGGCGCCGCCAGCCGCCAGGTGGGCCAGCGGGCGCAGTACATCGCGCCCGCCGCTGGCGGCGCCCACCAGCATCACGACCGCCAGCAAGGCCAGCATCAGGCCCGCGCCCTTCGCGAACATGCGTCCCGTCCCGCCGGCAGCCGGCAGCGGCTCGAAAGCGCGCAGCATCACGGCGCCGACCAGCCCCAGCAGCGCCCAGCCGACCATCTGCAGCCACACCGGCAGCAGCGGGATCAGCATCCACCACGCGGTACCCAACAGCAGCATGCCGAAGAAGCGCTTGACGCCGTCCATCCATGCGCCAGCCCTGGGCAGCAGGCTGCCCGCCGAGCCGCCGACGACCAGCAAGGGCACGCCCATGCCCCAGGCCATGGCGAACAGGGCCGCGGCGCCCAGGCCGACGTCGCCGGTCTGCGAGATGTAGAGCAGCGCTCCCGCCAGGGGCGCGGCCACGCAGGGCCCGACGATCAGGGCCGACACCGCTCCCATTACGAACGCGCCTGTGCCGCGGCCGCCCGGCACGCGGGTCAGCCAATTGTTCAGCCCGGTCTGCATGCCCCCGGGCACCTGCAGGGTGAACACATCGAACATGGCCAGTGCCAGCACCGCCAACAGCGCCGCGAACAGGCCCAATATCCATGGCGTCTGCAGCCAGGCCGCCAGCCCGATACCGCTCAGCCCGGCAGCCACCCCCAGCGCGGTGTAGACCAGCGACATCCCCAGCACATAGGCGGCCGCCAGGGCCAACCCGCGGCCTCGCGTCGGCGTATGCTGCCGGCCGGCGCCCATGACCACGGACGACAGGATCGGAATCATGGGCAGCACGCAGGGCGTCAGGGAAAGCAGCACGCCAAGCAGAAAGAAAACACCGGCGGTCTTCAACAGGCCAAGGTCCGCGATGGCGCCCGCGAGCCCGACGTCATCGGTCCGCGCCAGCGCCGCCAGGCCGCCGCCCGCGTCCGTGCCAGCGGCGGGCTTGCCATCCTGGCCCGCTGATACGGCACCCGCCAGGACGCCGCCCAGGGACGGCGCCGTGGAAAACGCCGCGCCGGCCGCCGCGGCACCGGGCTCCGCCGTGCCTACCGCCGTGCCTACCGCCGTGATCCGATAACCGCCCTGCACCGGCTGCAGCGACACGGTATGCGTCATCGGTGGATAACACACGCCCTTATCGGCACAGCCCTGTCCGGTGACGTTCAGGGTGAACGCCCCGCCCCCAGGCTGCAGCGGCACCCGTATCGACAAGGGCTGGTGATAGACCTCCATATTCTTGTCGAAGGTCGGGTCGTATTTCACTTCGCCGGCCGGGAACACCGGCTCGCCCAGCGTCGCCGCGCCAGCGGGCGCCACGTCGAAGGCGAAGCGCTCACGGTACATGTAGTAGCCCTTGGCCACCTTGTAGTCGATGCGCAGCGCGGTCGGGCCGTCCATGACGGCGGCGAAGGGAAAGGCCTGTTCCGGCGCCAGGAAATCATCCGCGGCGCGCGCCGCCGGCATGGCCAGCGCCAGCCAGGCGAACAGGGCGACCAGCGCCAGTATCGCGCGCAGCACCCGCGGCAGTACCCCCGTTCGGTTCGATACGCCCGGGGCCGTCAGCGACGCTGCAGCGAATTCAGCCTGCGATGTCGGCATTTCGTATCCACTCAACCGGCCGCGGCATCTTCACGCGGCGTGGTCTGCGCGCGTACCCAGTCGCGATAAGGCGCGGCACTGGCCACCACGGGGATGGCGACGATTTCCGGAACCTCATAGGGATGCATACGGGCGATGGCCTGCATCAGCGCATCGAGCCGTCCTGCGGTGGTCTTGAACGTCATGGGCACCTCCTCCGCGCCTTCCACTACGCCTTGCCATGTGTAGATGGACAGCATGGGCGCGCCCAGGTTCACGCAGGCGGCCAGGCCTTCCTCCACCACCACATGGGCGATCCGCTTGGCCAGCAGGAGGTCGGGGGCGTTGCTGATCACCAGCACGAGGTCTTGGTCGTTCATTGTCGCCTCCATCTTCAAAAACAAAAAGCGAGCCCAGGGGCTCGCTTTCCGCCGATGAAATACCGCTGATGTTACTCAGCGCTGCCTTCTTCGGTTTCCGCGACTTCCGGACGGTCGACCAGTTCCATGAAAGCCATGGGAGCATTGTCGCCCTGGCGGAAGCCCATCTTCAGCACGCGGGTATAGCCGCCGTTGCGGGACGCGTAGCGCGGACCGATTTCGGCGAACAGCTTGACCACGGCATCGCGATCGCGCAGGCGGGCGAAGGCCAGCCGCTTGTTCGCCAACGTGGGCTCCTTGCCCAGCGTGATCAGGGGTTCGATGACCCGGCGCAGTTCTTTCGCCTTGGGCAGCGTGGTCTTGATCGCTTCGTGGGTGATCAACGAAACGGCCATGTTGCGGAACATGGCAAGACGGTGACTGCTGGTGCGGTTGAGCTTGCGCAAACCATTACCGTGACGCATGACAACTTCCTTTTGAATCTAATGACAGCCTTGCGGCCGCCGGGTTATCCGAATCTTCTATCGGCAAGCAAATGCCGCGGTCCGGTAGAGAGAAAACAAACACAAAAACCAGTTCTCGCCCCATCCGGGACGCCGCGGATCCGGGTTTCCCGGTCCGCCAGCGTCGCCCCCTGGAGGGGGAAGCGCGTCAGCGCTTCGGGGGTGGGCCTTCCTCCCGGTCCGCCGGCGTCGCCCCCTTGAGGGGGAAGCGCGCAGCGCTTCGGGGGTGGGACCCCTACGGACGCTCGAGACCCAGGGGAGGCCAGTTTTCCAGCTTCATGCCCAGGGTCAGGCCGCGTGCGGCCAGCACTTCCTTGATTTCGTTCAGGGACTTGCGGCCCAGGTTCGGCGTCTTCAGCAGCTCGTTTTCCGTGCGCTGGATCAGGTCGCCGATGTAGTAGATGTTTTCGGCCTTCAGGCAGTTCGCCGAACGCACCGTCAGCTCCAGGTCGTCGACCGGGCGCAGCAGCACCGGGTCG
This genomic interval from Bordetella genomosp. 8 contains the following:
- a CDS encoding penicillin-binding protein 1A; protein product: MSKPQTPSSKNEKPDSSGSPFVRFFFKLGIFFAGLAGCGLLLGGMALALAWPNLPDLHAMTDYRPRIPLRVFTADKVLIGEFGEERRNVLRFNEIPDVMKSAVLAAEDDRFYQHGGIDWTGVVRAGLTNLVNMSKSQGASTITMQVARNFYLSSEKTYTRKFYELLLTFKIEASLSKDQILELYMNQIYLGHRAYGFAAASRTYFGKPLSQITPAEAAMLAGIPKAPSRFNPISNLPRAELRQHYVLGRMRSLGYLTDPEYKESMAQPIVIKSAEGTPAGGYSIHGEYVAELARQLLYGVYQDNVYSRGINIYTTVQSKDQEAAYRAVRDGVLDYTRRAPYPGPEAQLDLPAGVEKDPQALDDVLDGVLDKYSDSDDLLVALVLSASPTEIKVARSSREIITINDKKVLAVVARALNPKAKDDQRLRRGSVVYIHKIGPDDWEVLNMPSVQAAFVSLSPQDGGIRSMVGGFDFYRGNFNRVTQAWRQPGSNIKPFIYSAALERGLTPATQISDQPFAMSAAQTGSKAWTPKNYGNEYEPMLTMRQGLYKSKNMVSIRILQAIGPQYGQDYLTRFGFDKSRQPAVLPLALGAGSVTPLQLAGAYSVFANGGYRITPYLIDRVTDGSGKVIMQSKPLVAGDSAARAIDPRTAFVMDDMLRGVATYGTAARARVVLKRNDIAGKTGTTNESVDAWFSGYTPSLEATAWLGYDQPKSLGSRETGGGAALPIWLSYMQEMLKGVPEQKQRPRPDGLLVENGEFYFSEFPPGQAVARLGLPAPGSDSLGDLLNTLRSANADNRPSGTSFGEGSLPVQ
- a CDS encoding cytochrome c biogenesis protein ResB; translated protein: MRFAVSLLMFICVASIVGTVLVQNQASSAYIDQFGPFWYAVFDKFSLWHVYNSWWFLLIMTFLVVSTGICLTRNAPKMLRDAVSFREYIRLSSLRAFPQRLEFDSGAAAADTLGRARQLMKSLGYAVKERQDGEGVLLAGKKGSANRLGYIFAHTALIVICVGGLLDSELAVRAQVWLGGKKPIVENMLISDVPPSGRLSMNNPSFRSSMMVPEGGRANNAVVMVGDGALVQPIPFTLTLKKFIVDYYSTGMPSRFASEVEVRDPDTGKTFDKTIEVNEPLRFKGVTVYQSSFDDGGSTVKLHGYPLRGSDPATFDISGTVGKSAETGKDAPAEARDLKVDVTALRPINVEDLSGGTPKPARDFAQNVASVAGSAAGKANANLRNVGPAVEYRLIDASGQSHEFRNYMLPVQLDGFPVFLAGVRNNANENYRYLRLPADDDNSVAEFMRLRALLADPQARAEAARRFAEKNAPAGSDRQPLETAAERALHTFSDGGLQAVANFLQSNAPASELERAADIVVRLIGASVAELRVMERERAGLPPLPSDGEAGERAAVWSRVAVAALSDLAMYPAPVFFTLADFKQVQASVFQVSRTPGKQAVYVGCLLLILGVFSMFYIRDRRVWVWVTPGPDGRGSAVHAAMTSQRRTLDFHREFERLKEALLRLKQ
- the cyaY gene encoding iron donor protein CyaY yields the protein MNETEFLALAEQVLDRIESQADDWAASLDVDVEANRSGNVLTLVFEDDTHVVVNSQAAMQELWVAARSGGFHYRYDGQHWLDTRGGPPLHDALSQICSEAAGVPIVVQV
- the ccsB gene encoding c-type cytochrome biogenesis protein CcsB yields the protein MAESGDARLRRGRPDWTDAVFFLLLAAGAGYALTRFAGSMDYYEKVILSGAVLVLTWMGWLWRPLRRLMVAVALASGLAVMLYGHDLARAEEVFFLKYLLSSQSAILWMSALFVLATVSYWLGLFSPTAAWLGTALTWGAVFAGVTGMLVRWRESHLMGPDLGHIPVSNLYEVFVLFSLITALFYLYYERRYATRALGGFVLLVISSAVMFLLWYAFTRDAAQIQPLVPALKSWWMKLHVPANFIGYGTFSLSAMVGFAYLVKENGETTSWRKLAPLFVLGVLLCVEPMVFRTKGLSAAWMTYFGLGAVIVGAILVGRRRVAAALPPLAVLDDIMYRAITVGFAFFTVATILGALWAADAWGAYWQWDPKETWALIVWLNYAAWLHMRLIKGLRGAMAAYWALVGLLITGFAFLGVNMFLSGLHSYGQL
- the lysA gene encoding diaminopimelate decarboxylase, producing MNASISAPAQPAGYPHFHYRDGALCAEDVPLQLLADRLGTPLYVYSRAALRAAWESYRDAIGDRDVLVCYGMKANSNLAVLKEFARLGAGFDIVSGGELQRVLAVGADPARIVFSGVGKQAWEMRKALETDVKCFNVESEAELNLLSDVATSMGRTARVSLRVNPDVDAGTHPYISTGLKENKFGVAIADAPRVYQAAASLPGIAVTGVDCHIGSQITDVSPYLDALDKLLDLIDGLAAAGIHIEHLDLGGGLGIRYTDETPLRPAALLDQVYARLDARGLSHLKLIMEPGRSLVGNAGVLLTTVQFLKHAEARNFAIVDAAMNDLIRPTLYDAWHGVLPVHPRGGATQEYDVVGPVCESGDWLAKQRALAVERGDVLTIESTGAYGMVMAGNYNTRPRPAEVMVDGAQFHVIRQRETVEDLMRGESTLP
- the lptM gene encoding LPS translocon maturation chaperone LptM, which produces MSHPAYRRTALRIVATLGAAASLAACGYKGPLIPASQAPVLKPPPKVIAPLEFRAASGVRLGTALPDFPPSATQR